CTGGACAACACCTCCTGGTTTGCTTGGGATTGGCCTATCTCAAGCCTGTTGTCTTGGCATAATTAATAGCTCtccctttcattttcaaaaagtgTTCTGGTTTGGCCTGTAAATCTTATAGGATCATCCTACTGAGCCCTTATTATGTGCTAGGAACTATTCCAAGTGCTTTCAGTTATGCTCACAATCCTATGAGACGGAGTacaatcatccccattttatagatgtagtAACTAAGCTTCCAAGAGGTTATACGATTTGTCTAAGACTATCCAGTTACTAAGTGTTAAAGGGCTCTATGTAAACAACCAAGCAATCTAATGCCAAAGTCCTAGGACTTACCCACTATAACATAAAGTACTATCTCTTCTTAGAAAGATGGGTAGGGGAGGGATATATCCAAGTTTCTGGAAAAGGATTAAGAGACACCAGCTTTCTGTGTCTATACAATCCTCGTTTGGCACAGATTCCATAAGTTTACAATACTGAAATATTTCAGAACAtctttgaaatatacaactttttagatttttatgaGCATGAGCTTTTTTAGAAAACAATCTTAggattgtttttcaaatattcttgaaagatgctactttaaaaatatactaaatagggccagtgcagtggctcaagcccataatcccagcagtttgggaagccaaggtgggcggatctcctaaggtcaggagttcaagaccagcctagccaacatgttgaaaccccatctctatatacACACTAAATAGGCTCAgcccagtggttcacacctataatcccagtgctttgggaagttgagatgggtggattgcttaaggccaggaattcaagactagcctagacaacacagtgagaccccgtctcaacaatttttttttttttaaattagctgggcaggccgggcatggtggctcatgcctgtaatcccagcactttgggaggctgaggcaggcagatcacctgaggtcaggagtttgagaccagcctggccaacatggtgaaatcccatctgtattaaaaatacaaaaattagccaggtgtggtggcatatgcctgtagtcccagctattcgggaggctgaggcaggagaattgcttgaacccaggaggcagaggttgcagtgagccgagatcacaccaccgccctccagcgtgggtgatacagtgagactttgtctcaaaaaaaaaaaaaaaaaaaaaattagctgggcatggtggtgtatgtctataatcccagctgctcaggagcttgaggtgggaggatcacttgagcccaggagttcaaggttatattgagctatgattgtgccactgcacagcagcctgggcaatagagtgaaaccctgtccaaaaaagaagaaaaaaatgtgtgtgtatgtgtgtatatatacatatatatatacatatatatatgtacacacacggAAGTTACAAAAATAGAGGTTCAATGATCTGTAATACAtcttttaacaaaaacatttaatatttatctaCTTACATACAGTAATTAAGAATGAATAGTTTAAACAGATTATTgcatttacatagcattttcctgttttcaaaaaccatttccatatttagtactCAGGAAACATGGTAAACAGATATTACCGTTCCCATACTATGGGTTAAAAAACTGAGATTTAGAGATTTAATTTGCCAAATTGCATTATGAGAGGAAATTTAAGTGGAGGGATGATTCCTCTACTTCTACATGGAAATAAAGCAATTAGTTGGATGTTCCAGAGCAAAAGAAAAGCCTCAGACTTCTTTATGGGCTGAAAGGAGACAGAACATCCATAAACTCATGCTGTCTTCAAAAGCAGTATTTGAGCTTTtgaagtggtggctcatgcatgcaatcctagcacttttgggaggcggaggtcagaggacagcttgagcccaggagttggagatcagcctaggcaacatggccaaactcagtctctacaaaagagatacaaaaaaaaaaaaaaaaaaaattaggcatggtggtgcatgcctgtagtcccagctacttgggaggctgaggtgggaggatcatctgagctgGGAAGGTTGAGTTTGAAGTGAGCTGAAATtttgacactgcactccagcctgggcaacagagtgagaccctgtctcaaaaaaaaaaaaaaaaaaaggcaacatttaCTGGGACCTGCCTGCCCACCTCTAGTAGCTTTAATACTATtcataaaaaaatgaacattcaCGTTGTTTTGCATCTCCACCTACTATTAAATGTGCAAGCAAAAACAGGACCTATGAAGAGCAAAATGAGACTGTTTTTTCTGAGTGGCAAACCTAAGAGTCTTCTCAACCTCTTGATGATTTACCATTGTTGAGATTATTCCTTAAcaagaaaacacttttaaaagaatttccTCCCAAAGCTTATTTGCCAGATTCCATAAATTAGCTGCTACAAATGTTCTGTATCAGAGAAACTCAAACCCAGTAAGAGGCTTCTCTTCCAATGTACGAAAAAGGCACATTTCAATACACAATGCTGGCCACACTATTTTAGATAATGATGGAAAACAACAGCTGATAGCCAGTTTGGGACACATGCCAACTGTTCCCATTTGTCtgaaaatgctaaaattaattGCTGTAACactcagtttttaaagaaaattgttatTGATAAATGAGAAAGTATTACCAACTAAAATcctgaaaaacagaataaagataaTGATGCCTCTTTGATCTGAAATaccagtttttaaacttttaatgttCTGAAGTATAAGTAAACACATCTCAACAGctttacatattttcatatattttattttttaaactctcatAACTTTGCAAGCTAGCAGTAAAATATTGCCTTCAATATTTTACTAATTAGCACCGTATACCTTTTAAAGCTAACTGGAACATTGATTCATTATAAatgattgtaaaataaaatgatcatttCAAATGCCAAATTAATCTCAAATAACAAGTgaactattattaattttatctctttttttggcTCTACGCACAAAGATGTATTTCAAAGATGAACTTAATTATATTAGTATCAGTTTTGTCAATCTAGCAAATCAAAGTATCACAGTTTAAAGCAATATTTAATCTCTGAAATTACTAGAGGCATACAAGAAAGTTAAGGAATCagctacaaaaacaaaagatactaCATAACTGATTTATAgtcccttattttttaaaagaatgaggaaaTAACTCAATGAAAAATTCCATGGTGCCAAGTATCAGTTACACATATGGTTAAGTATACGTCAGTATTCTCTGTTTTGCTTATCAGAGTTTGGCCTTACCAAAAACCATCGAAATGTCCAGGATAACTCACAGGGACAGCTGGAAGCCTGAAATAAAATTGCTCAGTGCAAAAAGATCCCAAAccattcatataattttaaatggaagCCTAGACATTTAATCCCTATTTTTAATGTTCACATctgaaaaatctttcaaaaatatggaaaaaatctaATTATACTAAAATTACTTCCAcacattcaaaaaaaatttttaagggatattttctttcctgttttctgctAAAAGCATTCCTCTGAGCTATGGGGTTAAGTTCTGAGCCACGACTGACTGCTTACTAGCATGCCTGTTTTGCATACCAGTAGAATCAAGTCCAGTTTTGCCATTTGTGGATAACTATGACAAGATACAAAAGCATGTGTTTGCCATAAATAGCCCTGGCTAACAGCAAACCGCTCACACTGAGCAGATCAAATTCTCTATAAGGAGCACAGTCTGGACCATAGCCAAATCCCACTACTAATGTTTAAGACTGCTATTATCAATTCCTATTCCAATtcaatttgcaaaatatattcagaaatagTAGGTGAAATGACTGTTCCGAAACATCAGAAGTATCATTAAACTTTTAAAGgacattttacaaattattttcattacgACCAAATAAGCAATAAGAGCTTCCTGCTTCTACTATACAACTACTTAGAAATGTAAAtgtgaataaaaaaataactatGCTAATTTATCCAGAGAACAAATCAGATATTGAAAAGTATTTATGCCAAAGtgcaaaaaataatttctgatcttCATATTAACACATAGGAAATAAATACACTAATGTTTATAAAAGTACCATTCTTTAACAATGGTATTTTATATTAGTTGGCCTTAAGATAGAATACTTTTTAAACCAAATAGATCCAACAAATCTGGAAAATATCACACATGAATgctgtacaaaaaaaattctcaaatgaCCAGTGCAGAGATTAGTAATAGCTGTTTTTACCCTAGAAGTTGTTTCACataacattttgcaaaatttcCAAGGAAAACAAGGCAACGTTCTGTAATATGCCACAATTTTTATTGCAACGTGGCCATTTTTGTGAGGGTGGGGAGTTTGATCTCAAAACAATGTTCCATTTAAGGCTCTTTTATACAGAAATTGCCATCATGACtgatattcaaaatatctttAGTGTTGCAGGACTCACATGGTAAACATAAAACTCCTACACTTATTCAGTAGTGTACActcaatggaaaacaaaaaggcatTAATAACAGCTATTTCTTTTAAGAAGATATGCAGGTAACAGGAATGAACACTGAGGTACTAGGATAAGTTGATGACACAGTTAACAAAACTTAATTGGCATTCCTTTTAGGATATTAAACTTATTACAAAAAGTGCTTTTAATGCATAGTGTTATATCCGTGCTGCCATATCACTAAAATAGGCTTGCCAAGGCAGGTGAGGTGTATGAATGCTCAAGCCTCACAGAACTGCAATCAAGTGCCAACTATAAATAATACTGAAAAAAGTTGACCATCTGACCAGTGGATAATACTTTCAAGGCATTCAATTAGCTTATCCTTTGCAGTATTCTAAGCTATTCACATTGACGATCACATACATTGTAGTGCTTGCTGCAAGGGAGGCATATAACCAGTTGTTTTGGCTAAAATATGACAGGAAGGCATTCCTTGGGTTCTATATAAAAGTAACAGTATTCAACAGTCTAATGGCAATCACTGATAGGCTgcttaaataaatgatatttccTTCATTCATTGTGTTGGAAGGGCCCAGTGGAAAGGGGGAAatacaacaaaaaaccaaaacctaatACTATTCCAATGGACTGAGCTGGAGAAATGGAAGCTCCTTAAGATCCAGATGGCACTTGACTGTCATTTTATAATGGTTTTCCTTCAAGTGAAACTACTACATTGCCTCCCAATTTCTCTCCAAGTGTCGAACGGTCCTTAATATCATCCAAGCCATTTACTTGCCACTCATGTTTaatacctaaaaagaaaaaacattatcctattactttattataattaataaagaataatttCTCTGCCCCAAATATTCAAGTTTGTAcctgtaaatttctttttaatggcaTCTTTAGAGCTAGCATAAATCATCTTGCTTTTTAAAGGTGCACTTTCAGGAgccctacagaaaaaaaaaaaattattgaatcccatttataagaaaaacaaaggtaaGACTGACTATGATAATAATAATCCTtgcattttaaaagtacttttttcttttgtttttacacaCCAGAATATAAATACTAGGTCTTCTTTCTTAGACTCTTTTGTTTCGTATGTGGCATCGTACAAAGCATATCGGCAATCATTCAGAGGTAGCAACTTCACAAAAGATGTGTAGGGGTCCTCTACAGTATCACCAATGTCACCCACCAAGATCTGCTTTGCTTCCTCTacaattatttgtcttttgtCATCGC
This genomic stretch from Homo sapiens chromosome 14, GRCh38.p14 Primary Assembly harbors:
- the CFL2 gene encoding cofilin-2 isoform 1 (isoform 1 is encoded by transcript variant 2), which encodes MASGVTVNDEVIKVFNDMKVRKSSTQEEIKKRKKAVLFCLSDDKRQIIVEEAKQILVGDIGDTVEDPYTSFVKLLPLNDCRYALYDATYETKESKKEDLVFIFWAPESAPLKSKMIYASSKDAIKKKFTGIKHEWQVNGLDDIKDRSTLGEKLGGNVVVSLEGKPL
- the CFL2 gene encoding cofilin-2 isoform 2 (isoform 2 is encoded by transcript variant 5), with the translated sequence MKVRKSSTQEEIKKRKKAVLFCLSDDKRQIIVEEAKQILVGDIGDTVEDPYTSFVKLLPLNDCRYALYDATYETKESKKEDLVFIFWAPESAPLKSKMIYASSKDAIKKKFTGIKHEWQVNGLDDIKDRSTLGEKLGGNVVVSLEGKPL